One part of the Musa acuminata AAA Group cultivar baxijiao chromosome BXJ1-5, Cavendish_Baxijiao_AAA, whole genome shotgun sequence genome encodes these proteins:
- the LOC135584064 gene encoding dicarboxylate transporter 2.1, chloroplastic-like has protein sequence MESSALPRPVTFPLPARPTALLRHRQLSAFRLLPHHSSPISYPRRALSHLPLPLAPCRVKPSLQLVRASSSPSIAARNPESTPAPSPQPAQGAKPVPLAISLAVGLAVRFLVPRPVEVTPQAWQLLAIFLSTIAGLVLSPLPVGAWAFIGLTASVITKTLTFSAAFGAFTNEVIWLIVISFFFARGFVKTGLGDRIATYFVKWLGKSTLGLSYGLTVSEAFIAPAMPSTTARAGGVFLPIIKSLSLSSGSKPGDRSAGKLGSYLVMSQFQAACNSSALFLTAAAQNLLCLKLAEELGVKISSPWVSWFKAASLPAIVSLLATPYILYKLFPPEVKDTPDAPALATKKLEQMGPITTNEWVMVGTMVLAVSLWVFGDALGIPSVVAAMLGLSILLLLGVLNWDDCLSEKSAWDTLAWFAVLVGMASQLTNLGIVTWMSNCVAKFLQSFSFSWPAALSVLQASYFLIHYLFASQTAHVGALYSAFLAMHLAAGVPGALAALALAYNTNLFGSLTHYSSGQAAVYYGAGYVELPDVFRLGFIVAAVNALIWGVVGTFWWKFLGLY, from the exons ATGGAGAGCTCCGCCCTCCCTCGCCCCGTCACCTTCCCCTTACCTGCCCGCCCCACCGCCCTCCTCCGCCACCGCCAACTCTCTGCCTTCCGCCTCCTTCCACATCACTCCTCCCCTATCTCTTACCCCCGCCGCGCACTCTCCCATCTCCCCCTCCCCCTCGCCCCGTGCCGCGTCAAACCCTCCCTTCAACTCGTCCGCGCCTCGTCCTCGCCTTCGATCGCTGCTCGAAACCCGGAATCCACTCCGGCGCCGTCGCCGCAGCCGGCCCAGGGGGCGAAGCCGGTGCCCCTCGCGATCTCCCTCGCCGTCGGCCTCGCCGTTCGGTTCCTCGTCCCGCGACCCGTCGAGGTAACGCCGCAGGCGTGGCAGCTCCTCGCCATCTTCCTCTCCACCATCGCTGGCCTGGTGCTGAGCCCTCTGCCGGTGGGCGCCTGGGCCTTCATTGGCCTCACTGCCTCGGTTATCACCAAGACTCTGACCTTTTCGGCGGCCTTCGGGGCATTCACGAATGAGGTTATCTGGTTGATCGTGATCTCGTTCTTCTTCGCTAGGGGGTTCGTCAAGACCGGGCTTGGGGATCGGATCGCCACGTACTTCGTGAAATGGCTTGGTAAGAGCACATTGGGGCTGTCGTATGGGCTTACGGTCAGCGAGGCTTTTATCGCCCCTGCAATGCCGAGCACCACAGCAAGAGCCGGTGGAGTGTTCTTGCCTATCATCAAGTCCTTGTCCCTCTCGTCCGGGAGTAAGCCCGGGGATCGTTCGGCCGGGAAGCTGGGTTCTTATCTAGTCATGTCTCAGTTCCAG GCAGCTTGTAACTCTAGTGCGCTCTTTCTAACTGCTGCGGCACAAAATCTGTTATGCCTAAAACTGGCTGAGGAACTTGGTGTTAAGATCTCAAGTCCATGGGTATCATGGTTTAAGGCTGCAAGTTTACCAGCTATTGTTTCACTTCTGGCTACTCCATATATCCTATATAAACTGTTTCCTCCTGAAGTGAAGGACACACCAGATGCACCAGCTTTGGCTACAAAAAAACTGGAACAAATGGGACCTATCACAACAAATGAATGGGTGATGGTTGGTACCATGGTTCTTGCAGTTTCATTGTGGGTCTTTGG AGATGCCCTTGGAATACCCAGTGTTGTTGCAGCAATGCTTGGACTATCCATCCTTCTACTTTTGGGTGTTTTGAATTGGGATGATTGCCTAAGTGAAAAGTCTGCATGGGATACCTTGGCTTGGTTTGCTGTTCTAGTCGGAATGGCAAGTCAATTGACAAATTTGGGGATTGTGACATGGATGTCAAATTGTGTGGCCAAGTTTCTTCAGTCTTTTTCCTTTAGCTGGCCTGCAGCTCTCAGTGTTCTTCAAGCATCCTATTTCCTCATCCATTACTTATTTGCAAGTCAGACTGCTCATGTAGGAGCCCTGTACTCGGCATTCCTTGCCATGCATCTGGCAGCTGGTGTTCCCGGTGCATTAGCAGCTCTTGCTTTGGCATACAATACAAATCTTTTTGGTTCATTGACACATTATAGTAGTGGTCAGGCTGCTGTATACTATGGAG CTGGATACGTTGAGCTTCCTGATGTATTCAGGCTGGGTTTCATAGTGGCTGCGGTCAATGCCTTGATCTGGGGAGTCGTTGGTACTTTCTGGTGGAAATTTTTGGGACTTTACTGA
- the LOC135674187 gene encoding transcription factor bHLH94-like, whose amino-acid sequence MHTHAAQSCFVFISLRLLGFTWATLSCSCFLTVVFKVPLSSWKKTVSLSCGACSDSCFPQVGVDRYSRSSTKMALQAVVFQQDLFGCNMREMHIKGGEILGVLSQCDVSGAQGGRNLSLPEMGTDSASVVGTGTAAGRRKRRRTRSCKNQEEVENQRMTHIAVERNRRKQMNQYLAVLRSLIPASYLHRGDQASVIGGAINFVKELEQLVQSLEARKRIKQRSNSAPFANFFTFPQYSTRNADEAAAEQQSPVADIEVTMVESHANLKVLAQRRPKQLLKMVVGLHLLHLTTLHLNVTTIDAMVLYSFSLKVEDECHFTCVDEIAAKVHQMVGKIQEEAASDSAMCLCSNHNIM is encoded by the exons ATGCACACCCACGCGGCGCAATCATGTTTCGTGTTCATCTCCCTTCGTCTTCTTGGATTCACGTGGGCAACCTTGTCCTGTTCCTGTTTTCTTACTGTGGTCTTTAAAGTTCCTCTCTCCTCGTGGAAGAAGACTGTCTCTCTCTCTTGCGGTGCTTGTTCCGATTCGTGTTTCCCTCAAGTGGGTGTGGATAGATACTCCCGTAGCAGCACAAAGATGGCACTGCAAGCTGTGGTCTTCCAGCAAGACCTCTTCGGTTGCAACATGAGGGAGATGCACATCAAGGGAGGGGAGATTCTAGGAGTGCTGTCACAATGTGATGTGAGCGGTGCTCAAGGTGGCAGGAATCTGTCGTTGCCGGAGATGGGAACTGATTCAGCCTCGGTCGTCGGCACGGGGACTGCGGCAGGTCGGAGGAAGAGGCGGCGCACGAGGAGTTGCAAGAACCAGgaggaggtggagaaccagaggaTGACTCACATTGCGGTGGAGCGGAACCGTCGAAAGCAGATGAATCAGTACCTTGCTGTGCTCCGGTCACTCATCCCGGCTTCCTACCTCCACAGG GGTGATCAAGCATCGGTGATCGGAGGCGCCATAAATTTTGTGAAAGAGCTCGAACAACTAGTCCAGTCTCTCGAAGCTCGCAAGAGAATCAAGCAGCGATCCAATTCCGCTCCCTTCGCCAATTTCTTCACCTTCCCTCAGTACTCGACGAGGAACGCCGATGAAGCTGCGGCGGAGCAGCAGTCGCCTGTAGCAGACATAGAGGTGACCATGGTGGAGAGCCATGCCAACCTCAAGGTCCTCGCACAGCGGCGGCCCAAGCAGTTGCTGAAGATGGTGGTGGGACTTCACCTCCTCCATCTGACGACGCTTCACCTCAACGTCACCACCATTGATGCAATGGTCCTCTACTCTTTCAGTCTGAAG GTGGAAGATGAATGCCACTTCACATGTGTCGATGAGATTGCAGCAAAAGTCCACCAAATGGTTGGGAAGATCCAAGAGGAGGCTGCCTCTGACAGTGCTATGTGTTTGTGTTCTAACCACAACATCATGTAG
- the LOC103985299 gene encoding E3 ubiquitin-protein ligase ATL6: MAVTTNSTEKSLESRSNGNIHTLTAGASSASSLALLRGLLMIALCSPHTVTPHRLAQLTGSSMDTKRSGRPIDGLPILALLYLLPLFLLTPRCARAQPSPTFGGSNDNNYGNLNPTLAIVIVVIISTFFVLVFFSLYVRNCTGQDDFGGSIWRRAAEARSVRPQQRGLSPEVLETFPTLMYADVKGLKVGKGSLECAVCLSEFDDDEELRLLPRCSHVFHTDCIGAWLASHVTCPVCRANLAEPTAVDGLEPTPATAEASSTQPDTAPPPDHVAILVDRMAAAAAEEEEEQREKAILARIGSRTREARSRSGRRPPKFPRSHSTGHSVVRPEEDLDRYTLRLPEHIQKEIFAARKLDRSASCVALPTSGGECSRHGSGGCGAEGSSRGGWSAQLEKLDRWSSVLLRTLSVKVPTWAGRRRGEGEGSVRKEEGEGSVRKEEGEGSTTGKLAAGIPSVVPNV, from the coding sequence ATGGCTGTGACTACAAACTCCACCGAGAAGTCTCTCGAGTCGCGTTCCAACGGCAATATACATACCCTGACCGCCGGTGCTTCTTCGGCCTCTTCTCTTGCTCTGCTTCGTGGCCTTCTTATGATCGCCTTATGCTCTCCTCACACGGTAACACCCCATCGTCTTGCTCAACTTACTGGATCGTCAATGGACACCAAGCGCTCCGGCCGTCCGATCGACGGGCTCCCCATCCtggcccttctttacttgctccCTTTGTTTCTCCTCACCCCTCGGTGCGCCCGCGCCCAGCCATCACCGACCTTCGGTGGCAGCAACGATAACAATTACGGGAATTTGAACCCGACATTAGCCATCGTGATCGTCGTCATCATCAGCACCTTCTTCGTCCTCGTCTTCTTCTCCCTATACGTCCGCAACTGCACCGGCCAAGACGACTTTGGAGGGTCCATCTGGCGCCGTGCTGCCGAGGCCCGGTCGGTGCGGCCTCAACAGCGGGGTCTGAGCCCCGAGGTGCTCGAGACTTTCCCCACGCTGATGTACGCGGACGTGAAGGGACTCAAGGTCGGCAAAGGATCGTTGGAGTGCGCGGTATGTCTAAGCGAATTCGATGACGACGAAGAACTGCGCCTCCTCCCCCGCTGCAGCCACGTCTTTCATACGGACTGCATCGGCGCCTGGCTCGCCTCCCACGTCACCTGTCCTGTCTGCCGCGCTAACCTCGCCGAACCTACGGCCGTCGACGGCCTCGAACCGACGCCTGCCACCGCCGAGGCCTCGAGCACCCAACCCGATACAGCCCCGCCGCCGGACCATGTCGCAATCCTCGTGGACCGAatggccgcggcggcggcggaggaggaggaggagcagagggAAAAGGCGATATTAGCGCGCATCGGTAGCCGAACGCGAGAAGCTAGGTCTCGATCCGGGCGTCGGCCGCCGAAGTTCCCGCGGTCTCACTCGACCGGGCATTCGGTGGTCCGGCCAGAGGAGGACCTCGATCGGTACACCCTCCGGCTACCAGAGCACATACAGAAGGAGATCTTCGCCGCCAGGAAGCTCGATCGGTCTGCGAGCTGTGTCGCGTTGCCGACCTCCGGTGGGGAGTGCTCCCGGCATGGTTCTGGCGGGTGCGGCGCAGAGGGGAGCAGCCGCGGTGGGTGGAGCGCCCAGCTCGAGAAGCTGGACCGGTGGTCGTCGGTCTTGTTGCGGACGCTCTCTGTAAAGGTCCCGACGTGGGCGGGGAGAAGGAGAGGGGAGGGAGAGGGCTCGGTGAgaaaggaagagggagagggctCGGTGAgaaaggaagagggagagggctCGACGACGGGCAAGTTAGCCGCCGGCATTCCCTCCGTCGTCCCCAATGTTTGA